In one window of Burkholderia cenocepacia DNA:
- a CDS encoding molybdopterin-binding protein: MSITAINVRNQFKGKVKEIIRGSVVSEVDVETPFGIVTSVITTRSVDELELKVGAEVVALVKSTEVSIARL; this comes from the coding sequence ATGAGCATCACTGCAATCAACGTACGAAACCAGTTCAAGGGCAAGGTCAAGGAGATCATTCGCGGGTCCGTGGTCTCCGAAGTCGACGTCGAGACGCCGTTCGGCATCGTCACGTCGGTGATCACCACCCGTTCGGTGGACGAACTCGAACTGAAGGTCGGCGCCGAAGTCGTCGCGCTCGTGAAGTCGACGGAAGTCTCGATCGCGCGTCTCTGA
- a CDS encoding ATP-binding cassette domain-containing protein, whose protein sequence is MNATTSAAAYGPLAGADLEAELAQARVADSDARDAAILERDGSAAVVPLARRRAGGTAPDDAVTLSGVSKRFGARTVLDNVELGIARGSFVAIVGRSGCGKSTLLRLVAGLEQPSSGALVTRGEGGGVLDTRIMYQDARLLPWKTVLQNVMLGLGRGARDQARAVLDEVGLLERANDWPAQLSGGQRQRVALARALVHRPQLLLLDEPLGALDALTRIEMHALIERLWREHRFTALLVTHDVQEAVALGDRILLIEQGRVALDQAVPLDRPRARASAAFAALEDRVLKRVLAGGPGAADHDAEHEADKVRPVGQIRWAV, encoded by the coding sequence ATGAATGCGACGACTTCGGCGGCCGCCTACGGCCCGCTCGCCGGCGCAGACCTCGAGGCCGAACTGGCGCAGGCCCGCGTCGCGGACAGCGATGCGCGTGACGCGGCGATCCTCGAACGTGACGGCAGCGCAGCGGTCGTGCCGCTCGCGCGGCGGCGCGCGGGCGGCACGGCACCCGACGACGCGGTCACGCTGTCGGGCGTCAGCAAGCGCTTCGGCGCGCGCACGGTGCTCGACAACGTCGAGCTCGGTATCGCGCGCGGCAGCTTCGTCGCGATCGTCGGCCGCAGCGGCTGCGGGAAATCGACGCTGCTGCGTCTCGTCGCGGGGCTGGAGCAGCCGAGCAGCGGCGCGCTCGTGACGCGCGGCGAGGGCGGCGGCGTGCTCGACACACGGATCATGTACCAGGATGCGCGCCTGCTGCCGTGGAAGACCGTGCTGCAGAACGTGATGCTGGGTCTCGGCCGCGGTGCGCGCGACCAGGCCCGCGCGGTGCTCGACGAAGTCGGGCTGCTGGAACGCGCGAACGACTGGCCCGCGCAACTGTCGGGCGGCCAGCGGCAGCGTGTCGCACTGGCCCGCGCGCTCGTGCACCGGCCGCAACTGCTGCTGCTCGACGAGCCGCTCGGCGCGCTGGATGCGCTTACCCGCATCGAGATGCATGCGCTGATCGAGCGCCTGTGGCGCGAGCATCGGTTCACTGCGCTGCTCGTCACGCACGACGTGCAGGAGGCCGTCGCGCTCGGCGACCGCATCCTGCTGATCGAGCAGGGGCGCGTGGCGCTCGACCAGGCGGTGCCGCTCGACCGGCCGCGTGCCCGCGCGTCGGCCGCATTCGCGGCGCTGGAGGATCGCGTGCTGAAACGCGTGCTCGCCGGCGGCCCCGGCGCGGCCGATCACGACGCCGAGCATGAAGCAGACAAGGTTCGACCGGTCGGGCAGATCCGCTGGGCCGTTTAA
- a CDS encoding enoyl-CoA hydratase/isomerase family protein — protein sequence MTDSLSAAVPAESAQPDVRAYVANRIGFLELNRPKALNALSIGMIRLMQQALDAWRDDPDVVAVVVHSPHPRAFCAGGDVRFFHDAWQRGDRDAVDTFFIEEYTLNHAIFTYPKPYIALMHGVVMGGGMGISQAARHTGGLRVVTDSTKMAMPETRIGLFPDVGMSWFLARTPGAIGRYLAVTGATLDAAGALYAQLADVYLPDAALPPLLDTLRGTRIDSGAQAVGCVTDAAAAHKVVPTPDTSALADARAGIDRHFAQPDLNAILASLDAEPDCAAVDGWVEKATHAMREQLSPLSMAVSLEVVERARGATMADCLRRDLDLTRSTFARGDVIEGVRALIVDKDHQPVWRFKSAADVGRADVLAMFDSPWTPDTHPLRALKD from the coding sequence ATGACCGATTCCCTTTCCGCCGCCGTTCCCGCCGAATCCGCCCAGCCCGACGTGCGCGCCTATGTCGCGAACCGCATCGGCTTTCTCGAACTGAACCGGCCGAAGGCGCTGAATGCGCTGTCGATCGGCATGATCCGGCTGATGCAGCAGGCGCTCGACGCGTGGCGCGACGATCCCGACGTCGTCGCGGTCGTGGTGCACAGTCCCCACCCGCGCGCGTTCTGCGCGGGCGGCGACGTGCGCTTCTTCCACGATGCGTGGCAGCGCGGCGACCGCGATGCGGTCGATACGTTCTTCATCGAGGAATACACGCTGAACCATGCGATTTTCACGTATCCGAAGCCGTACATCGCGTTGATGCACGGCGTCGTGATGGGCGGCGGCATGGGGATTTCGCAGGCGGCGCGGCATACGGGCGGCCTGCGCGTCGTGACCGACTCGACGAAGATGGCGATGCCCGAAACGCGCATCGGCCTGTTCCCGGACGTCGGGATGAGCTGGTTTCTCGCGCGCACGCCCGGCGCGATCGGCCGCTATCTCGCGGTGACCGGCGCGACGCTCGACGCGGCCGGCGCGCTGTACGCGCAACTCGCCGACGTCTATCTGCCCGATGCCGCGCTGCCGCCGCTGCTCGACACGCTGCGCGGCACGCGCATCGACAGCGGTGCGCAGGCCGTCGGGTGCGTGACCGACGCGGCGGCCGCGCACAAGGTCGTGCCGACGCCGGACACGTCGGCGCTCGCCGACGCGCGCGCCGGGATCGACCGGCATTTCGCGCAGCCCGACCTCAACGCAATCCTCGCGTCGCTCGACGCCGAGCCGGATTGCGCGGCGGTCGACGGGTGGGTCGAGAAGGCGACTCACGCGATGCGCGAGCAGTTGTCGCCGCTGTCGATGGCTGTATCGCTCGAAGTCGTCGAACGCGCGCGCGGCGCGACGATGGCCGATTGCCTGCGGCGCGATCTCGATCTCACGCGCTCGACCTTCGCGCGCGGCGACGTGATCGAAGGCGTGCGCGCGCTGATCGTCGACAAGGATCACCAGCCGGTGTGGCGCTTCAAGTCGGCCGCCGACGTCGGGCGCGCCGACGTGCTCGCGATGTTCGACAGCCCGTGGACGCCCGACACGCATCCGCTGCGCGCGCTGAAGGACTGA
- a CDS encoding DMT family transporter, with translation MPGYAWLAIAIVAEVIGTSALRAADGFTRLWPSVLVVAGYGVAFYCLSLTLRTMPVGIIYAVWSGAGIVLITLVAMLLYRQVPDVPAVIGLGLIIAGVVVLNLFSKMQAH, from the coding sequence TTGCCCGGTTACGCATGGCTCGCGATCGCGATCGTCGCGGAAGTGATCGGCACGTCCGCGCTGCGCGCGGCGGACGGCTTCACGCGCTTGTGGCCGTCGGTGCTCGTCGTCGCCGGTTACGGCGTCGCGTTCTACTGCCTGTCGCTCACGTTGCGCACGATGCCCGTCGGCATCATCTATGCAGTCTGGTCGGGCGCCGGCATCGTGCTGATCACGCTCGTCGCGATGCTGCTCTATCGCCAGGTGCCGGACGTGCCGGCGGTGATCGGCCTCGGGCTGATCATCGCGGGCGTCGTGGTGCTGAACCTGTTCTCGAAGATGCAGGCGCACTGA
- the ssuD gene encoding FMNH2-dependent alkanesulfonate monooxygenase — protein sequence MNVFWFIPTHGDSRYLGTAEGARAADYDYFKQVAVAADTLGYDGVLLPTGRSCEDAWVVASSLIPATQRLKFLVAVRPGIASPGLAARMAATFDRLSGGRLLINVVTGGDAAELEGDGLFADHDTRYEITDDFLNIWRGLLAASHDNDGFDYIGKHLQSKGGKALYPPVQHPHPPLWFGGSSPAAHAIAADHIDTYLTWGEPPEAVAKKIADIRARADARGRKIKFGIRLHVIVRETEDEAWRDADRLISRLDDDTIARAQKAFANMDSEGQRRMAALHGGKRGGREALEVYPNLWAGVGLVRGGAGTALVGNPEQVAERMREYADLGIETFILSGYPHLEESYRFAELVFPLIKGEGVKKAAGPLSGPFGEIVGNNYLPKTSQS from the coding sequence ATGAATGTGTTCTGGTTTATCCCCACGCATGGCGACAGCCGCTATCTCGGCACGGCCGAAGGCGCGCGCGCCGCGGACTACGATTACTTCAAGCAGGTCGCCGTGGCGGCGGACACGCTCGGCTACGACGGCGTGCTGCTGCCGACCGGCCGTTCCTGCGAGGATGCGTGGGTCGTCGCATCGAGCCTCATTCCGGCTACGCAGCGCCTGAAATTCCTGGTCGCCGTGCGTCCCGGCATCGCTTCGCCGGGGCTCGCCGCGCGGATGGCCGCGACCTTCGACCGTCTGTCGGGCGGCCGCCTGCTGATCAACGTCGTCACCGGCGGCGATGCGGCCGAGCTCGAGGGCGACGGCCTCTTCGCCGATCACGACACGCGCTACGAGATCACCGACGATTTCCTGAACATCTGGCGCGGACTGCTCGCCGCATCGCACGACAACGACGGGTTCGACTACATCGGCAAGCACCTGCAGTCGAAAGGCGGCAAGGCGCTTTATCCGCCCGTCCAGCATCCGCATCCGCCGCTGTGGTTCGGCGGCTCGTCGCCGGCCGCTCACGCGATCGCCGCCGATCACATCGATACCTATCTGACCTGGGGCGAGCCACCCGAGGCCGTCGCGAAGAAGATCGCCGACATCCGCGCCCGTGCCGACGCGCGCGGCCGCAAGATCAAGTTCGGCATCCGCCTGCACGTGATCGTGCGCGAGACCGAGGACGAGGCATGGCGTGACGCCGATCGGCTGATCAGCCGGCTCGACGACGACACGATCGCGCGTGCGCAGAAAGCGTTCGCGAACATGGATTCGGAAGGCCAGCGCCGGATGGCCGCGCTGCACGGCGGCAAGCGCGGCGGCCGCGAGGCGCTCGAGGTCTATCCGAACCTGTGGGCCGGCGTGGGGCTCGTGCGCGGCGGCGCCGGCACGGCGCTCGTCGGCAATCCCGAGCAGGTCGCGGAACGGATGCGCGAATACGCGGATCTCGGCATCGAGACGTTCATCCTGTCCGGCTATCCGCACCTCGAGGAGTCGTATCGCTTCGCGGAACTCGTGTTCCCGCTGATCAAGGGCGAGGGCGTCAAGAAGGCGGCTGGTCCGCTGTCGGGGCCGTTCGGCGAGATCGTCGGCAACAACTATCTGCCGAAGACGAGCCAGAGCTGA
- the ssuC gene encoding aliphatic sulfonate ABC transporter permease SsuC has translation MTTKTSTTGVAVAARAWRGVAPWLVPLALLVVWEVGARTGWLSTRVLPEPVAVVRAAWSLVTSGEMWANVKVSTWRALFGFAIGGGVGLALGLATGLSKAAEVALDSTIQMIRNIPALAMIPLVILWFGIDEKAKLFLVALGVFFPVYINTYHGIRSVDANLIEMAKSYGVRGFALYRDVILPGALPSILVGVRFALGLMWVMLIVAETISAQSGIGYMTMNAREFLQTDVVVVGILLYAVLGKLADVLAKWIERVTLRWHPAYQSGAKA, from the coding sequence ATGACAACGAAAACGTCGACGACGGGCGTCGCCGTGGCCGCCCGCGCGTGGCGCGGCGTCGCGCCGTGGCTCGTGCCGCTCGCGTTGCTGGTGGTGTGGGAGGTCGGTGCGCGCACCGGCTGGCTGTCGACCCGCGTGCTGCCCGAGCCGGTGGCCGTCGTGCGCGCCGCCTGGTCGCTCGTGACGTCGGGCGAAATGTGGGCGAACGTGAAAGTGAGCACGTGGCGCGCGCTGTTCGGCTTCGCGATCGGCGGTGGCGTGGGCCTTGCGCTGGGGCTTGCGACCGGGCTGTCGAAGGCCGCCGAGGTCGCGCTCGACTCGACGATCCAGATGATCCGCAACATCCCGGCGCTCGCGATGATCCCGCTCGTGATCCTGTGGTTCGGCATCGACGAGAAGGCGAAGCTGTTCCTCGTCGCGCTCGGCGTGTTCTTTCCCGTCTACATCAATACGTATCACGGGATTCGCTCGGTCGACGCGAACCTGATCGAGATGGCGAAGAGCTACGGCGTGCGCGGCTTCGCGCTGTACCGCGACGTGATCCTGCCCGGCGCATTGCCGTCGATCCTCGTCGGCGTGCGTTTCGCGCTCGGCCTGATGTGGGTGATGCTGATCGTCGCGGAAACGATCTCCGCGCAGTCGGGCATCGGCTACATGACGATGAACGCGCGTGAATTCCTGCAAACCGACGTGGTGGTGGTCGGCATCCTGCTGTACGCGGTGCTCGGCAAGCTGGCCGATGTGCTGGCGAAATGGATCGAGCGCGTGACGCTGCGCTGGCACCCCGCCTATCAATCAGGAGCAAAGGCATGA